The window AACGTCTGACTCTCCGCGAGCACTGCGACGACCCGGACCTGCGATCCGGCTATCTCGACGGTGTCGCCCGGCTCGACCGATACCTCCTCGGCGACGCCCGCGCCGACTATCGCGCCCTGTCTGTGGCGCTCCGGCAGCGCTCCCTCGGCGGCCTCGAACGCGAGCCCAGGCTCGGAGACGCCGTAGACCGTCGCGAACGTCTGTTCGCTCTGTCCCGCGACGACGGCGTTGTCGGAGTAGAGCGGGACGACCGCGGGGTCGCCGACGGACGGGTCGTCGACGGCTCGGCGGATCGCGGTCACGTCGGCCTCAGAGAGCGATTCGACGCCCGCGTCGGCGTTCGGCGAGACGACGACCTGCGTGCCGATGTCGCCGATCGCGTCGTCCGCGCCAAGCGCGAGCACGTTGCCGAATATCCCGAGCGCCGCCACCGCGAGGACGCCGATGCACACTCCGAGCACGGCGAGGGCGGTCCGCATCCGGTTTCGACGGAGGTTCCGCGCGGCCATCGAGACGGCAGGCCGCCAGCCGCGGATCCATCCCGACCGATCCGTGTCGCTCATCGGTCACCCGAGGTCGTCGAACGGCGGATCCGTCTCTCGTCGTCGATACCGTCGTCAACGGACACCCCGATGTCGGCGTCCGTCCCGTCGGGGACGCCGTCGACCACGACTCCGTCCGTGAGTTCGACGACCCTGTCGGCGTACTCCTCTACGAGCGGGTCGTGCGTGACCGCCACGACCGCGACACCCTCCGACTTCACGCGCTCGAACTCGGCGAGGATCGCGGATCCGGTCTCGGTGTCGAGATTCCCGGTCGGCTCGTCCGCGAGCAGCACGGCGGGGTCGTTGATGAGCGACCGAGCGATCGCGACGCGCTGTTTCTGTCCGCCGGAGAGTTCGGACGGCTCGTGGTCGAGCCGATCGCCGAGGCCGAACCGGTCGAGAAGCGACGCCGCGCGACCGCTCGCGTCGCCGGGATCGAACGCGGTCGGTAACGCGACGTTCTCGACCGCAGAGAGCGTCGGCAGGAGGTGGAAGTCCTGGAAGACAAAGCCGATCGACTCCTTTCGGGCCGCAGTCCGCTCGGCGACGGAGAGGGCCGTCACGTCGGTCCCGTTCAACAGTCGCCGCCCGTCGGTGGGGTCGTCGAGCAAGCCGAGCACGTTGAGAAGCGTCGACTTCCCGGAGCCACTCGGGCCGACGACCGCGACGAACTCGCCGGGCGAGACCGCGAAGTCGACGTGATCGAGCGCGACGACCGCCTCGCCGCCGCTCGAATATCGCTTGAGCACGTCGCTGAGTTCGAGGCTATACATCGCGCCGGCGTGCCACGCCCCCGACGACGGCCAGCCCGGCGATCCCGGCGACGCCTATCGCGCCGATTCCGATGTCTCCGGGGCCGATCCCGCCGACGCCGATCGACCCGAGCGTCCCGACAGCGCCGCCGTCACCGCCGCTGTCGGTTCCGCTTCCCGCCGATTCCGGAAGCGCCACGGTCGCGGTTTTGGTGTAGCGCACGCCGCGCTCCGTGTACGCGATCCGGATCGGAATCGCGTCGGCGACCGACGCGTTCGCCGTCGTCTCCAGATCGAAGGCGACGAAGTCGCTCGCACCGACCGTTCCCACGAAGTACGACTCGCCTGCGGGCGTCGGCGAAACGCCGTCTGCACCGGCGATCGAGACGACGACGCCTTCGATCTCTTCTGTCCCGGCGTTCGCGAGGTTGGCGTCGACGGCGACGGTTCCGTCTGGGGCCGCCTGGACGGTCGCGTCGGTCACCGTCGGACTTCCGTCCCGGGTCGGATAGCGGACCGTCGACTCGGCGGTCCGCTCCGCGCCGACGCCCTCGCGCGCGTCGGTCCCCGACCGGAACGCGGCCGTGACCGTCACGTCGGACCGCCGATCGAGCGGCCCGAGATCGACGACGACGCGGCGTTCTTCGCCGGGCGCGACGGCCTCGACCGCGTACGGTCCGGCTTCCACGGTGGTGTCTGCGGCGTCGTTCGACGCGTCCTCATCGCCCCCGGACGCGTCCACCGCCGTGCCGACCGCCGTCAGGCTCACGCGGTCGGCGGTCGACGTCCCGGTGTTGACGACCGTGACCTCGATCGGCGACTCGGCCGACGCGAGCCGCTCCGACTCCTCGCTTCCGCCCGCGTCGAGGCCGCCATCGCCGCCGAAGACGCCCTCGATGCCGCCGACGCTCACGCCGCCGCTCCCGGCCTGATCGCTCTCGTCGGACCGGAGGTCGTCGGGATCGAGCGCGCGAGCGCGAACGCCGAGGTCGACCGCGGCCGGCTGTACGTCGACGACGACGTCGCGGGAGACGGTGACGCTCCCCGCCGACTCCGCCCCGTCGACTGCCTCCTGATCGGCGACGGCCTCGACCGTAAGCCGGTGTTCGCCGGGCTCCTCGAACGTGGTCCGAAGCTCCACGTCCGTCGCGTCGCCGGCCGAGAGCGCGCCGACACCGGTCGCTTCGTCACGGAGGCCGGCGGAGCCGTCCGCGTCGCGGAGCCGAACGCTCGTCACGTCCGCCGCCGCCGGGCTTCCCCCGGAGTTCGAAAGCGACACGTTCAGCGTCGTCCGCTCGCCGACCGCGGGTTCGTTCGAACTCGCGTCGACCGCGTCGATCGTGATCCGAGCGTCGGGCACCGCCGCGGCTCCGCCGACGGCGCCGACCACGGCGAGGAGGGCCACGAGCGCGGCTGTCGTTCGTGTGAGAGTCAATGTCGTCCCTGGTAGGGGACCGATCGGGATATATCCGTCGTAGCCGGGTATCGGACGCCGCGCGCCGGCTGACGCCGCTGTCGTTCGTTTCCCCCTCGGACATTCCCGCTCACCCCCGCGTCAGACGCACCTGCTCGGCCCCGCGTCGCATGTACCGGTTACGGATGCTTTTTCAGTCGTCCGACGTAACGGGAGGTAATGAGCCAGCGTGACACCGCGAGAGCGAGTGATCGACGATGATGGGTGGTAACGATCAGCAGGCGTACGACCGCGGCACGTCCCTGTTCTCGCCCGATGGCCGTATCTACCAGGTCGAGTACGCCCGCGAGGCCGTCTCTCGCGGCGCGCCGAGCGTCGGCGTCCGGACGACGGAGGGCGTGATCTTCGTCGCGATGTCGCGGGCGTCGTCGACGCTGATGGAGGCGGAGAGCATCGAGAAGCTCCATAAGCTCGACGACCACCTCGGCACCGCGAGCGCGGGCCACGTCGCCGACGCCCGCCAGCTGATCGACCTCGCGCGCCGCCAGTCGCAGGGCAACCGCCTGCGGTACGGCGAGCCCGTCGGCGTCGAGACGCTGACGAAGTTCGTCACCGACCACATCCAAGAGAACACCCAGCGCGGCGGCACGCGCCCGTACGGCGCAGCGCTGCTCATCGGCGGAATCGACAACGGCGAGCCGCGTCTGTTCGCGGCCGACCCCTCCGGGACGCCGAACGAGTGGAAGGCGACCGTCATCGGCGGCGGCCGCCAGACGATCCAAGAGCACCTCGAAGACGAGTGGAGCGACGACCTCTCGCTTCAGGCGGGCGTCGAACTCGCGATCGCCGCACTCGCGGCCCACGAAGACGATTTGGACCCCGCCGACCTCGCGGTCGCGACGATCACCGTAGCGGACGGGTACCGGACCGTCCCCGGCGACGAAGTCACCGAAGCGTTCGAGGCCGCCGGGCTGGCCGACGATGAGGGGGCAGACGAGGCGGCAGACGACGAGGCGGCAGACGACGAGGCGGCAGACGACGAGGCGGCAGACGACGAGGAGTAGCCCGCCGAAGATCACCGACCGGCGGCGAGCCCGAACGGACCGACCCTTTTTGCGCCGCTGGCGTGAAGCCGGCGCATGGTGCGTATCGGCGAACTCGTCGCGTATCCGCTGAAGTCCGCAGACGGCGTCTCGATCGACCGGGCCGAACTCGGCCCGAAGGGAGCGCTTCGCGGCGACCGGTCGTACGCGCTCGTCAGCGCCGGCGTCGACCCCCACGCGGCTTCGGTCGGCGGCGACGGCGGCTACGTCAACGGGAAGCGCGACCCCGCCGTTCACGGGCTCCGGGCGAGCTACGAGCTGGCCGACGGCCCGGACGCGACGCCGACGGCGGTCACGCTCGACCGCCCCGCGCGACCGGAGACGGGCGTCGACGCCGACGACCGGCGGTTCCGCCTACCCGACGATCGCGAGGCGCTCGAGGCGTGGGTCGGCGAATACCTCGGGTACCCCGTCGACCTCGTTCGCGAACCGGACGGCGGCTTCCCCGACGACCGCGCCGCCCCCGGGCCGACAGTCGTCTCGCGAGCGACCCTGAAGACGGTCGGCGGATGGTTCGACGCGGTCGCCGACGCCACCGAGATGCGCCGGCGGCTCCGCCCGAACGTGGTGCTCTCCGGCTGTCCCGCCTTCTTCGAGGACCGGCTCTTCGCGGACCGCGGCGAGGGCGTCCGGTTCACCGCCGGTGAAACCGAACTCCTCGGCGTCAACCCCTGTCAGCGCTGCGTCGTGCCGTCACGGGACCCGGACACGGGCGCCGAGATCGACGGCTTCCGCGAGCGGTTCGTCCGCAAGCGCCGCGAGACGCGCCCGGCGTGGCTCGACAGCGATCGGTTCGACCACGCGTTCCGGCTGATGGTCAACACCGTCGTCCCCGAGGCGTCGTGGGGCGACACCGTCGCTGTCGGAGATTCGATAGCGGTCGGAGACGTGATGGACGTCGACGCCGCGTGAGGCGTTACCGGCCGCCGTCGGTCACGGCGATCGGCTCATCGTCGGCCTCGCTCGCGGCCTCGGAAAACGGTTCGTCTGCGGTCGTGGAGGCGGTGACGGGGTCGTCGACGCCGAAGTGCGTCCAGAGGGTGACGGCGACGACCGCGTAGGCGACGAGGTCGTAGTGAACGGTTCCCTCGAAACCGGTGAAGGCGGCGAGGGTACTGTAGCCGAACAGCGCGGTCACACCGGCGACGAACGCGGCGTCGTTCGTGACGCGGCCGTCCGCGACCGCGCCGATCGCTCGGCGGATACGGGGGCCGCAGGCGACGAGGAACGCGATTCCGGAGAGTGCGCCGAGGTTGACGAAGAAGTGCGTCGCCATCTGCGAGTCGAGGATCGACTGCAGGTATTGGACCGTCACCGGGTCGTAAAACAGCCACTCGGCGCGGGTCGGGTACAACACCGCGATGTACGGCGTCGCGACCATCAGTCCGAAAAGCACTGCGACCGCGACTCTGGCGGACGCGAACTGCGAGGCCCGGCGCGTCTCGAACGCCGCGTCGCCCGCGTCGACGACGAATCCGAGCGATTCGAGCGTCCCTCTGAGATCGTCCCGCGAGAGCGACGGAGCGTGATGGATCCCGACGGTACCGTTGCGGGCCGTAGCGGAGACGGCGCTCACTCGCTCGCGGTCCGCGAGGACGACTTCGAGGAGCCGCTCTCGCCGGTCAGTATCGATCCCGTCGACGGAGAAGGTGTCGT is drawn from Halorubrum sp. BV1 and contains these coding sequences:
- a CDS encoding ABC transporter ATP-binding protein — translated: MYSLELSDVLKRYSSGGEAVVALDHVDFAVSPGEFVAVVGPSGSGKSTLLNVLGLLDDPTDGRRLLNGTDVTALSVAERTAARKESIGFVFQDFHLLPTLSAVENVALPTAFDPGDASGRAASLLDRFGLGDRLDHEPSELSGGQKQRVAIARSLINDPAVLLADEPTGNLDTETGSAILAEFERVKSEGVAVVAVTHDPLVEEYADRVVELTDGVVVDGVPDGTDADIGVSVDDGIDDERRIRRSTTSGDR
- a CDS encoding CARDB domain-containing protein, which codes for MTLTRTTAALVALLAVVGAVGGAAAVPDARITIDAVDASSNEPAVGERTTLNVSLSNSGGSPAAADVTSVRLRDADGSAGLRDEATGVGALSAGDATDVELRTTFEEPGEHRLTVEAVADQEAVDGAESAGSVTVSRDVVVDVQPAAVDLGVRARALDPDDLRSDESDQAGSGGVSVGGIEGVFGGDGGLDAGGSEESERLASAESPIEVTVVNTGTSTADRVSLTAVGTAVDASGGDEDASNDAADTTVEAGPYAVEAVAPGEERRVVVDLGPLDRRSDVTVTAAFRSGTDAREGVGAERTAESTVRYPTRDGSPTVTDATVQAAPDGTVAVDANLANAGTEEIEGVVVSIAGADGVSPTPAGESYFVGTVGASDFVAFDLETTANASVADAIPIRIAYTERGVRYTKTATVALPESAGSGTDSGGDGGAVGTLGSIGVGGIGPGDIGIGAIGVAGIAGLAVVGGVARRRDV
- the psmA gene encoding archaeal proteasome endopeptidase complex subunit alpha gives rise to the protein MGGNDQQAYDRGTSLFSPDGRIYQVEYAREAVSRGAPSVGVRTTEGVIFVAMSRASSTLMEAESIEKLHKLDDHLGTASAGHVADARQLIDLARRQSQGNRLRYGEPVGVETLTKFVTDHIQENTQRGGTRPYGAALLIGGIDNGEPRLFAADPSGTPNEWKATVIGGGRQTIQEHLEDEWSDDLSLQAGVELAIAALAAHEDDLDPADLAVATITVADGYRTVPGDEVTEAFEAAGLADDEGADEAADDEAADDEAADDEAADDEE
- a CDS encoding MOSC domain-containing protein, coding for MVRIGELVAYPLKSADGVSIDRAELGPKGALRGDRSYALVSAGVDPHAASVGGDGGYVNGKRDPAVHGLRASYELADGPDATPTAVTLDRPARPETGVDADDRRFRLPDDREALEAWVGEYLGYPVDLVREPDGGFPDDRAAPGPTVVSRATLKTVGGWFDAVADATEMRRRLRPNVVLSGCPAFFEDRLFADRGEGVRFTAGETELLGVNPCQRCVVPSRDPDTGAEIDGFRERFVRKRRETRPAWLDSDRFDHAFRLMVNTVVPEASWGDTVAVGDSIAVGDVMDVDAA